Proteins from a genomic interval of Rhizoctonia solani chromosome 12, complete sequence:
- a CDS encoding C2 domain-containing protein, whose product MSVNSTRSTVANGRLTDAQLYQCVELVILPSSRVSLVLITPRPRKPQEEESDAETPTTPATSRPESSRLSQLINFADLIPRSEGREVKFPKDFIKAIDEKLQRIAIGKDAAPEICQQMKENRRIEELILMYVTSSTTILKKDKQLSEADGWKLELNKQVAIFIRILRETLRSVHHVPPNSTRDWTSAKERDSWVQIPSETSIADMPLVQTVGKLFGIEDAELQRDVSAAARVCTDRAAIVDLKTCLKNITVGMPFPGRREDFQNDAAYNHWKTTENSQLSQLMVAMIRHNPALAKFTPSEISSTVASAVAARPESIYGDASDSDAEIETADSFTYIPPNPKKAYKRLVELCVDADLSAMVTLPEDQEVSLTILSQRNHEIINECAYEREEVPLECVPEALQVVNKTISETALDLWPLPDIDYLSTIYGALYNVLLGMIYHSIRELTKLNPNAILQFDDILRLLGHELLARYEDEIANRLRELSDHIRTTAVHEYTETSNDVFGLEDPDISFPLLELSTKVEKTAKKLDKQFGEPLTGNIDLVSLVVESQIPLYLGDLEDQRTPLYNATCTANPPTTSIDSVFNLYRRVGSLLKLHAAFCPDSGVAFDLVGYFEPYVHYWIRSTDSKTLQWVQAAIAEDKFVPEGEDRNSSSVVDLFGSLNSPIEFILDLEWPDEYHNARFMTRLASTISQAIEKYCRSIEELFEHEMFPRSGTDLQPQKQSAWLEKAKQYVSVGEKKIEVFNFTPEPCVKLNNIEAARKLLDNIQNKMQIDKIVAALEDQPPPPPDKNDKARYLFTVKVVQAENLVSVDNNPAAMLDTFVVFSDEHGNKLAKTKTIYDTLNPRWEETFDITVIENPLW is encoded by the exons ATGTCTGTCAACTCGACGAGGAGCACGGTGGCCAATGGTCGGTTGACCGATGCACAGCTCTATCAGTGCGTCGAGCTAGTT ATATTGCCTTCGAGTCGC GTATCTCTCGTACTCATCACACCACGACCACGCAAAccgcaagaagaagaaagcgACGCTGAGACCCCCACGACTCCCGCCACCTCGCGCCCCGAGTCATCTCGTCTCTCGCAATTGATCAACTTTGCGGACTTGATTCCCCGGAGCGAGGGTCGCGAAGTCAAGTTCCCCAAGGACTTTATCAAGGCCATCGACGAAAAGTTGCAGAGGATTGCGATTGGGAAAGATGCTGC ACCAGAAATTTGTCAACAGATGAAAGAAAACCGCCGAATCGAGGAACTTATTCTGATGTACGTCACGTCCTCGACTACGATCCTCAAAAAGGACAAGCAGCTCTCCGAGGCCGACGGATGGAAACTCGAGCTCAACAAGCAGGTTGCTATTTTTATCCGCATCCTGCGAGAGACCCTTCGCAGCGTGCACCATGTTCCGCCGAACTCAACTCGCGATTGGACAT ccgccaaggaGAGGGATTCGTGGGTGCAGATTCCGTCCGAGACTTCGATTGCGGATATGCCGCTTGTTCAGACGGTCGGAAAGCTGTTTGGGATTGAGGATGCCGAGTTGCAAAGGGACGTTAGCGCTGCGGCTAGAGTGTGTACCGATAGG GCGGCAATAGTTGATTTAAAG ACATGTCTCAAGAACATCACGGTCGGAATGCCCTTTCCGGGCCGTCGTGAAGATTTCCAAAACGATGCGGCCTACAATCATTGGAAAACGACTGAAAACTCTCAGTTGTCTCAGCTTATGGTGGCTATGATCCGTCACAATCCTGCTCTCGCCAAGTTTACCCCCTCGGAAATTTCCTCGACGGTTGCTAGTGCTGTTGCTGCACGTCCCGAGTCCATATATGGGGACGCGAGCG ATAGCGATGCAGAGATAGAAACAGCCGATTCCTTCACATACATTCCTCCGAACCCGAAAAAAGCATACAAGCGGCTAGTGGAGCTGTGCGTGGACGCGGACCTGAGCGCGATGGTTACCCTCCCAGAAGATCAAGAGGTGTCCCTCACTATCCTCAGCCAACGAAACCACGAAATCATCAATGAGTGCGCG TATGAGCGTGAAGAGGTTCCTTTGGAGTGTGTCCCCGAAGCATTGCAGGTGGTCAACAAAACTATTTCAGAGACGGCGTTGGATTTATGGCCGTTGCCAGAT ATTGATTACCTATCAACCATATATGGCGCGTTGTACAATGTATTGCTAGGAATGATCTATCATTCCATCAGAGAACTCACAAAGCTGAACCCAAATGCCATTCTTCAATTCGATGATATTCTCCGCCTGCTCGGACATGAATTGTTGGCGCGCTACGAGGACGAAATCGCGAACCGGCTTCGAGAACTGTCCGATCACATTCGTACGACGGCCGTTCACGAGTATACCGAAACGAGCAACGACGTGTTTGGGTTAGAAGACCCGGACATATCGTTCCCATTGTTGGAGCTCTCCACCAAGGTCGAAAAGACGGCCAAGAAGCTAGATAAACAGTTTGGCGAGCCGTTGACCGG GAACATAGACTTGGTGTCCCTCGTAGTCGAAAGCCAGATTCCCCTCTATCTCGGAGATCTCGAAGATCAACGAACGCCGTTATACAATGCGACATGCACGGCCAATCCTCCAACCACTTCCATCGATAGTGTTTTTAATCTTTACCGACGAGTGGGGTCGCTCCTCAAACTGCACGCCGCCTTTTGCCCAGA TTCAGGAGTTGCCTTTGATTTGGTTGGATACTTTGAGCCATATGTGCACTACTGGATTCGAAGCACCGACAGTAAGACGCTTCAGTGGGTCCAAGCT GCAATTGCAGAAGATAAG TTTGTGCCGGAAGGGGAGGACCGCAACAGTTCATCCGTCGTTGATTTGTTCGGCTCTTTGAACAGCCCAATAGAATTTATTTTGGATCTCGAATGGCCCGATGAGTATCACAATGCACGCTTCATGACAAGATTGGCTTCT ACTATCAGCCAGGCCATCGagaagtattgcaggtccaTTGAAGAACTGTTTGAACATGAGATGTTCCCGCGCAGTGGTACAGACTTGCAACCGCAGAAACAATCAGCCTGGTTGGAAAAGGCCAAACAGTATGTTAGCGTCGGCGAAAAGAAGATCGAGGTGTTCAACTTTACTCCCGAG CCTTGCGTCAAGTTGAATAATATTGAGGCTGCACGGAAGCTGCTGGACAATATTCAGAACAAGATGCAGATCGATAAGATTGTTGCTGCGCTTGAGGACCAACCCCCGCCTCCCCCAGACAAGAACGACAAGGCCCGATATTTGTTTACGGTCAAGGTTGTTCAGGCCGAAAACCTTGTTTCGGTGGATAATAACCCAGCGGCGATGCTTGATACATTTGTGGTGTTTAGTGATGAACACGGGAACAAGTTGGCCAAGACCAAGACGATTTATGATACTCTTAATCCTCGGT GGGAGGAGACGTTTGATATCACCGTCATTGAGAACCCCTTGTGGTGA
- a CDS encoding Ras-related protein Rac1 — protein sequence MSNMQPTSIKCVVVGDGAVGKTCLLISYTTNAFPGEYIPTVFDNYSANVMVDGKTISLGLWDTAGQEDYDRLRPLSYPQTDVFLICFSLVSPPSFENVRTKWWPEISHHAPSTSLVLVGTKLDLRDDPATIDKLRDRRMAPISYPQGVQMAKDIGAVKYLECSALTQKGLKTVFDEAIRSVLSPAPRQPKKKSGGCIVA from the exons ATGTCTAACATGCAGCCAACCAGTATCAAGT GTGTCGTTGTTGGTGATGGTGCCGTCGGAAAG ACCTGCCTCTTGATCTCCTACACGACCAATGCGTTCCCC GGCGAATATATCCCAACTG TATTTGACAACTATTCCGCAAACGTCATGGTCGACGGCAAGACCATCTCGCTTGGTCTGTGGGATACGGCCGGACAAGAAGACTATGACCGTCTGCGTCCGCTGTCGTACCCCCAAACCGACGTGTTCCTGATTTGCTTCTCGCTCGTCAGTCCCCCCAGTTTTGAGAACGTGCGAACCAAG TGGTGGCCTGAGATTTCGCATCATGCTCCAAGCACTTCTCTCGTGCTTGTTGGCACCAAGCTCGATTTGCGCGATGATCCTGCGACGATTGACAAGCTCCGGGACCG CCGAATGGCTCCGATTTCGTACCCACAGGGTGTGCAGATGGCCAAGGACATTGGGGCTGTCAAGTACCTCGAGTGTTCGGCTCTGACGCAAAAGGGCCTCAAGACCGTATTTGACGAGGCTATTCGGTCGGTCT TGTCTCCTGCTCCCAGGCagccaaagaagaagagcgGTGGATGCATTGTAGCGTGA